In Cupriavidus taiwanensis, the following are encoded in one genomic region:
- a CDS encoding TonB-dependent receptor domain-containing protein: MRSSLHRSTRPASPAVRPSVPAILAAMASFTLVPGTASAQAADSSPAQLAPVVVTSTRTAQAITEALPHTTVVTQQDIANAQAPDLRTLLRSQAGVEFATNGGMGSNTSLFMRGANSNQTLILIDGVRVSSASSGTAQLANILPDQIDRIEVVRGNVSALYGSDAIGGVVQVFTKSGAGQAPAANASVEYGSNNTRQGTVGYGGQVGDTSFNLTGSAFKTDGFSSINTKQAPRANPNDNPYENQSVSGQVKHRFTPSWDAGITGYYSKSKLSFDSAFGRPTDENRTNSELYTLSTFANGKLGADWTTHFKLSQSEDRSDTFLNGNPNGTFNTRNRQFNWQNEYALAAGHTLLFGTDYLQQELDSSAYGAPKRNVFSVFGGYDGRFGKHQLQLNARNDHYSDFGNQGSFLAGYGYNLTDAFKLIASVSNAFRAPTFNELYYPNFGQPNLQPERAKSVEAGVQYTTASAGLLRVTAFETRYRDLIVSAQQPNGMFLAQNVNRAKVQGIEASWRAKIYGTDLGASVTFQNPVDEQTDTQLLRRARRHAALDVGRDFGNWRFGGEWLLSSSRMDAGSRRLGGYGIVNLNARYNIDKQWFIAARVENLFDKDYQLAYPYNTQGRAGFITLGWRQR; encoded by the coding sequence ATGCGTTCATCGCTTCACAGGTCGACCCGCCCGGCAAGCCCGGCGGTGCGTCCGTCCGTGCCCGCCATCCTGGCGGCCATGGCCTCGTTCACCCTCGTTCCCGGTACGGCATCCGCGCAGGCCGCGGACAGCAGTCCCGCGCAGCTCGCGCCGGTGGTGGTCACTTCCACCCGCACCGCGCAAGCCATTACCGAGGCGCTGCCGCATACCACGGTGGTCACGCAGCAGGACATCGCCAACGCGCAGGCGCCGGACCTGCGCACGCTGCTGCGCAGCCAGGCCGGCGTGGAGTTTGCCACCAACGGCGGCATGGGCAGCAATACCTCGCTGTTCATGCGCGGCGCCAACTCCAACCAGACCCTGATCCTGATCGATGGCGTGCGGGTGTCGTCGGCCAGCAGCGGCACCGCGCAGCTGGCCAATATCCTGCCCGACCAGATCGACCGCATCGAGGTGGTGCGCGGCAATGTCTCGGCGTTGTACGGCTCGGACGCGATCGGCGGCGTGGTGCAGGTCTTCACCAAGAGCGGCGCGGGCCAGGCGCCGGCGGCCAATGCGTCGGTGGAGTATGGCAGCAACAATACGCGCCAGGGCACGGTCGGCTATGGCGGCCAGGTCGGCGATACCTCGTTCAACCTGACCGGCTCGGCGTTCAAGACCGACGGCTTCTCGTCGATCAATACGAAGCAGGCGCCGCGCGCCAACCCCAACGACAACCCGTACGAGAACCAGAGCGTGTCGGGCCAGGTGAAGCACCGCTTCACGCCCAGCTGGGATGCGGGCATCACCGGCTATTACTCCAAGAGCAAGCTGTCGTTCGACAGCGCCTTCGGCCGCCCGACCGACGAGAACCGCACCAACAGCGAGCTGTACACGCTGTCGACCTTCGCCAACGGCAAGCTGGGCGCGGACTGGACCACGCATTTCAAGCTGTCGCAGAGCGAGGACCGCAGCGACACCTTCCTCAACGGCAACCCCAACGGCACCTTCAATACCCGCAACCGCCAGTTCAACTGGCAGAACGAATACGCGCTGGCCGCCGGCCACACGCTGCTGTTCGGCACCGACTACCTGCAGCAGGAGCTGGACTCCAGCGCCTACGGCGCGCCCAAGCGCAATGTGTTCTCGGTGTTCGGCGGCTATGACGGTCGCTTCGGCAAGCACCAGCTGCAGCTCAATGCGCGCAACGACCACTATTCCGACTTCGGCAACCAGGGCAGCTTCCTGGCCGGCTACGGCTACAACCTGACCGATGCGTTCAAGCTGATCGCCAGCGTCAGCAACGCCTTCCGCGCGCCGACCTTCAACGAGCTGTACTACCCCAACTTCGGCCAGCCCAACCTGCAGCCCGAGCGCGCCAAGTCGGTCGAGGCCGGCGTGCAGTACACCACCGCCAGCGCCGGCCTGCTGCGCGTGACCGCGTTCGAGACCCGCTACCGCGACCTGATCGTGTCGGCGCAGCAGCCCAACGGCATGTTCCTGGCGCAGAACGTCAACCGGGCCAAGGTGCAGGGCATCGAGGCGTCGTGGCGCGCCAAAATCTATGGCACCGACCTCGGCGCCAGCGTGACCTTCCAGAACCCGGTCGACGAGCAGACCGACACCCAGCTGCTGCGCCGCGCGCGCCGCCATGCCGCGCTCGACGTGGGCCGCGACTTCGGCAACTGGCGCTTCGGCGGCGAATGGCTGCTGTCGTCGTCGCGCATGGACGCCGGCTCGCGCCGGCTGGGCGGATACGGTATCGTCAACCTCAACGCCCGCTACAACATCGACAAGCAATGGTTCATCGCCGCCCGCGTCGAAAACCTGTTCGACAAGGACTACCAGCTCGCCTACCCCTACAACACGCAGGGGCGCGCGGGCTTCATCACGCTGGGCTGGCGCCAGCGATGA
- a CDS encoding cell division protein ZapA, whose amino-acid sequence MSNKQVEVNIAGQAYRFAIAPENEAALLEAVALVDTQMNKLRSGSAAKGVERVAVMAAISIASDLLSLQRKQQAEGAIPVDAIRARIRELNDRADEALRQYAHVGTGTRG is encoded by the coding sequence ATGAGCAACAAGCAAGTCGAAGTCAATATCGCCGGCCAGGCCTACCGCTTTGCCATCGCGCCCGAGAACGAGGCCGCGCTGCTCGAGGCCGTGGCCCTGGTCGACACGCAGATGAACAAGCTGCGCAGCGGCAGCGCCGCCAAGGGCGTGGAGCGCGTGGCGGTGATGGCCGCGATCAGCATCGCCTCGGACCTGTTGTCGCTGCAGCGCAAGCAGCAGGCCGAGGGCGCGATCCCGGTGGACGCCATCCGCGCGCGCATCCGCGAACTGAACGACCGCGCCGACGAGGCCCTGCGGCAATACGCCCACGTGGGCACCGGTACGCGCGGCTGA
- a CDS encoding EVE domain-containing protein, which produces MSPNQNQRARQYWLMKSEPDEASIDDLARERTLPWTGVRNYQARNFMRDAMQVGDGVLFYHSSCPEPGIAGLAEVCSAPYPDPTQFDRKSPYFDAASRPEAPRWLLVDVRFERKSRLIPLAELREHEALADMVVLRRGNRLSITPVSPAEWRYITGKLMG; this is translated from the coding sequence GTGAGCCCTAACCAGAACCAACGCGCCCGCCAGTACTGGCTGATGAAATCGGAACCGGACGAAGCCAGCATCGACGACCTGGCCCGGGAACGCACGCTGCCGTGGACCGGCGTGCGCAATTACCAGGCGCGCAACTTCATGCGCGACGCCATGCAGGTGGGCGACGGCGTGCTGTTCTACCACTCGTCGTGCCCCGAGCCCGGCATCGCCGGGTTGGCCGAGGTCTGCTCCGCGCCCTACCCCGACCCCACCCAGTTCGACCGCAAGAGCCCCTACTTCGACGCCGCCTCCAGGCCGGAAGCGCCGCGCTGGCTGCTGGTCGACGTGCGCTTCGAACGCAAGAGCCGCCTGATCCCGCTGGCCGAGCTGCGCGAGCACGAGGCGCTGGCCGACATGGTGGTGCTCCGGCGCGGCAACCGGCTCTCGATCACGCCGGTTTCGCCGGCCGAATGGCGCTATATCACCGGCAAGCTGATGGGCTGA
- a CDS encoding sulfite exporter TauE/SafE family protein — protein sequence MPFDNLPVLVPALLALGAFTGFCAGLLGVGGGMMMVPFLTLLFTSLGFTGEAIVHMAIATSMGTILFTSLSSVRAHHKRGAVRWPIVLALAPGIVIGGMVGGGKVFAALKTSWLSLAFAGFVGFSALQMLRNRRPKPGRQLPGFAGMAGAGGVIGFLSSLVGAGGAFVSVPFMTWCNVPIHNAVATSAALGFPIAAASVAGYIWSGWHAPGLPPASLGYLYLPALLVIAAASVLTAPLGARAAHRMDVGQLRRIFAVLLLCLATYMLWKAWQAF from the coding sequence ATGCCGTTCGACAACCTGCCGGTGCTGGTCCCTGCCCTGCTTGCGCTGGGCGCTTTCACCGGCTTCTGCGCCGGCCTGCTCGGCGTGGGCGGCGGCATGATGATGGTGCCGTTCCTGACGCTGCTGTTCACCAGCCTGGGCTTTACCGGCGAAGCCATCGTCCATATGGCGATCGCCACCTCGATGGGCACCATCCTGTTCACCTCGCTGTCGTCGGTGCGCGCGCACCACAAGCGCGGCGCGGTGCGCTGGCCGATCGTGCTGGCGCTGGCGCCCGGCATCGTGATCGGCGGCATGGTCGGCGGCGGCAAGGTCTTCGCGGCGCTCAAGACCAGCTGGCTGTCGCTGGCGTTCGCGGGCTTCGTCGGCTTCTCGGCGCTGCAGATGCTGCGCAACCGCCGGCCCAAGCCCGGGCGCCAGCTGCCCGGCTTCGCCGGCATGGCCGGCGCGGGCGGCGTGATCGGCTTCCTGTCGAGCCTGGTGGGCGCGGGCGGCGCCTTTGTCTCGGTGCCGTTCATGACCTGGTGCAATGTGCCGATCCACAACGCGGTGGCAACCTCGGCCGCGCTCGGCTTCCCGATCGCCGCGGCCAGCGTCGCGGGCTACATCTGGAGCGGCTGGCACGCGCCCGGACTGCCGCCGGCCTCGCTCGGCTATCTCTACCTGCCCGCGCTGCTGGTGATTGCCGCGGCCAGCGTGCTGACCGCGCCGCTGGGCGCGCGCGCCGCGCACCGCATGGACGTGGGCCAGCTGCGCCGGATCTTTGCCGTACTGCTGCTGTGCCTGGCCACGTATATGTTGTGGAAGGCCTGGCAGGCGTTCTGA
- a CDS encoding SIMPL domain-containing protein (The SIMPL domain is named for its presence in mouse protein SIMPL (signalling molecule that associates with mouse pelle-like kinase). Bacterial member BP26, from Brucella, was shown to assemble into a channel-like structure, while YggE from E. coli has been associated with resistance to oxidative stress.) yields MKQWLAATLLGTTAVVASAHGGPTETPSGVLSLTAQAVTEVPTDIVHLTLAAEQEGAEPAAISSGLSTRTQAVITQARRVQGVTAESGGFTIHPSTDRNGRISTWRGRSEVILKSRDFSAVSKLAGELASQMQVQNIAFSLSREAREAAEAKLAEQAIASFRSKAQATTKLFGYNSYTIREVHLNESGMVPPAPRMYGAAKAMMADAAVPVPVEGGKTQVTVSVNGSVQMLK; encoded by the coding sequence ATGAAACAATGGCTCGCCGCCACCCTGCTCGGCACCACCGCGGTCGTCGCCTCGGCGCACGGCGGTCCCACGGAAACGCCGTCGGGCGTGCTGTCGCTGACCGCGCAGGCCGTCACCGAAGTCCCGACCGATATCGTGCACCTGACGCTCGCCGCGGAGCAGGAAGGCGCGGAACCGGCCGCGATTTCCTCGGGCCTGTCGACCCGCACCCAGGCCGTCATCACGCAGGCGCGCCGGGTCCAGGGCGTGACCGCCGAATCCGGCGGCTTCACCATCCACCCCAGCACCGACCGCAACGGCCGCATCAGCACCTGGCGCGGGCGCTCCGAGGTCATCCTGAAGTCGCGCGATTTCTCTGCGGTGTCCAAGCTGGCGGGCGAACTGGCCAGCCAGATGCAGGTGCAGAACATCGCCTTCTCGCTGTCGCGCGAAGCGCGCGAGGCCGCCGAAGCCAAGCTGGCCGAGCAGGCCATCGCCTCGTTCCGCAGCAAGGCGCAGGCCACCACCAAGCTGTTCGGCTACAACAGCTACACCATCCGCGAAGTTCACCTGAACGAGAGCGGCATGGTGCCGCCCGCGCCGCGCATGTACGGCGCCGCCAAGGCCATGATGGCCGATGCGGCGGTGCCGGTGCCGGTCGAGGGCGGCAAGACCCAGGTCACGGTGTCGGTGAATGGGTCGGTGCAGATGTTGAAGTAA
- a CDS encoding malonate--CoA ligase yields MNANLFALFESRFPADRTACCIETHDGLYYSWDDLDRATAKLANLLASLHLPEGARVAVQVEKSPEALFLYLATLRAGYVYLPLNTAYQEAEIDYFVGNAEPSVVVCSSKNFGWVSKVAFRHGVNHVFTLDDDRSGSLLSRAAGKADAFDTVARAHDDLAAILYTSGTTGRSKGAMLTHRNLASNAQTLHDFWGWRSDDVLLHMLPIFHVHGLFVASHGALLAGAKMIWAPKLDMAQVLKFLPRCTVMMGVPTYYVRMLQEPRFDDDTCRRMRLFVSGSAPLLLETFDAFRERTGHTILERYGMSETVMLVSNPYDPALGERIGGTVGMPLPGVSVRVVDGEGKPCAPGEIGNVEVKGPNVFKGYWRMPEKTREEFTDDGWFKTGDVGRFGGAIVSQAGERAVPENYLTIVGRSKDLIISGGYNVYPKEIESFIDEMPGVAESAVIGVPHADFGEAVVAVVVRKPGADIDEGALIGTLKGRIANFKVPKRVHVVDELPRNTMGKVQKNVLREQFAVL; encoded by the coding sequence ATGAACGCCAACCTGTTCGCCCTGTTCGAATCCCGCTTCCCCGCTGACCGCACCGCCTGCTGCATCGAGACCCACGACGGCCTGTACTACAGCTGGGACGACCTGGACCGCGCCACCGCCAAGCTGGCCAACCTGCTGGCGTCGCTGCACCTGCCCGAAGGCGCGCGCGTGGCGGTGCAGGTGGAAAAATCGCCCGAAGCGCTGTTCCTGTACCTGGCCACGCTGCGCGCCGGCTACGTCTACCTGCCGCTGAACACGGCCTACCAGGAAGCCGAGATCGATTACTTCGTCGGCAATGCCGAGCCGTCGGTAGTGGTCTGCAGCAGCAAGAACTTCGGCTGGGTGTCGAAGGTGGCGTTCCGCCACGGCGTCAACCATGTATTCACGCTGGACGACGACCGCAGCGGCTCGCTGCTGTCGCGCGCGGCGGGCAAGGCCGATGCCTTCGACACGGTGGCGCGCGCGCACGATGACCTCGCCGCCATCCTCTATACCTCCGGCACCACCGGCCGCAGCAAGGGCGCGATGCTGACCCACCGCAACCTGGCCTCCAACGCGCAGACGCTGCACGACTTCTGGGGCTGGCGCAGCGACGACGTGCTGCTGCACATGCTGCCGATCTTCCATGTGCACGGCCTGTTCGTCGCCTCGCACGGCGCGCTGCTGGCCGGTGCCAAGATGATCTGGGCGCCCAAGCTGGACATGGCGCAGGTGCTGAAATTCCTGCCGCGCTGCACCGTGATGATGGGCGTGCCCACCTACTACGTGCGCATGCTGCAGGAGCCGCGCTTCGACGACGACACCTGCCGCCGCATGCGCCTGTTCGTCTCGGGCTCGGCGCCGCTGCTGCTGGAGACCTTCGACGCCTTCCGCGAGCGCACCGGCCATACCATCCTGGAACGCTACGGCATGAGCGAGACCGTGATGCTGGTGTCCAACCCGTATGACCCGGCGCTGGGCGAACGCATCGGCGGCACCGTGGGCATGCCGCTGCCGGGCGTGTCGGTGCGCGTGGTCGACGGTGAAGGCAAGCCGTGCGCACCGGGCGAGATCGGCAATGTCGAGGTGAAGGGCCCGAACGTGTTCAAGGGCTACTGGCGCATGCCGGAGAAGACCCGCGAGGAATTCACCGACGACGGCTGGTTCAAGACCGGCGACGTCGGCCGCTTCGGCGGCGCCATCGTCAGCCAGGCCGGCGAGCGCGCGGTGCCGGAAAACTACCTGACCATCGTCGGGCGCAGCAAGGACCTGATCATCTCGGGCGGCTACAACGTCTACCCGAAGGAAATCGAGAGCTTTATCGACGAGATGCCGGGCGTAGCGGAGAGCGCCGTGATCGGCGTGCCGCACGCGGATTTCGGCGAGGCGGTGGTGGCGGTGGTGGTGCGCAAGCCCGGCGCGGACATCGACGAGGGCGCGCTGATCGGCACGCTCAAGGGCCGCATCGCCAACTTCAAGGTGCCCAAGCGCGTGCACGTGGTGGATGAGCTGCCGCGCAATACCATGGGCAAGGTGCAGAAGAACGTGTTGCGGGAGCAGTTTGCGGTGCTTTGA
- a CDS encoding enoyl-CoA hydratase/isomerase family protein — protein MSGTVRFATQGTTATVTLSHAGKLNAISAQMWRELAAGFARLSAEPSLRCVVVRGADGNFAAGADIAEFPAERGDAAAVRRYHMATIAPALAAVAQCTHPTVAMIEGVCVGGGLEIACHCDLRIAASDSRFGVPINRLGFPMAPGELQGLLALAGRAATLEILLEGRVFDAAEAREKGLLTRVVEPAALAAEVDATVRRIAAGAPAAARINKTTIHRLAPLPAPLSPAELDAHFAYAEGADHAEGVAAFLARRPPQFRGE, from the coding sequence ATGAGCGGCACCGTGCGTTTTGCCACGCAGGGCACCACCGCCACCGTGACGCTGTCGCACGCGGGCAAGCTCAACGCCATTTCCGCGCAGATGTGGCGCGAGCTGGCGGCGGGCTTTGCCCGGCTGTCGGCCGAACCCTCGCTGCGCTGCGTGGTGGTGCGCGGCGCCGACGGCAATTTTGCCGCCGGCGCCGATATCGCCGAGTTTCCCGCCGAACGCGGCGACGCGGCCGCGGTGCGCCGCTACCACATGGCGACCATCGCGCCCGCGCTGGCGGCGGTGGCGCAATGCACGCACCCCACCGTGGCGATGATCGAAGGCGTTTGCGTCGGCGGCGGGCTGGAGATCGCCTGCCATTGCGACCTGCGCATCGCCGCGTCGGACAGCCGCTTCGGCGTGCCGATCAACCGGCTGGGTTTCCCGATGGCGCCCGGCGAGCTGCAAGGCCTGCTGGCGCTGGCGGGCCGCGCGGCGACGCTCGAGATCCTGCTCGAGGGCCGCGTCTTCGATGCCGCCGAGGCGCGTGAAAAGGGCCTGCTGACCCGCGTGGTCGAGCCCGCCGCGCTGGCCGCCGAGGTCGACGCCACGGTGCGCCGCATCGCCGCCGGCGCCCCCGCCGCCGCGCGCATCAACAAGACCACCATCCACCGGCTGGCGCCGTTGCCGGCGCCGCTGTCGCCGGCCGAGCTGGATGCGCACTTCGCCTATGCCGAAGGCGCGGACCACGCCGAAGGCGTCGCCGCTTTCCTGGCGCGCCGGCCACCGCAGTTCCGCGGGGAGTAG
- a CDS encoding Bug family tripartite tricarboxylate transporter substrate binding protein has translation MNRRQFSLAACARAAGLVLGVAGIGAGAMFAAPAHADSWPSKPVTVIVPFPAGGGTDAFARPLTAQLSKQLGKQFVIDNRGGAGGTVGASLASKAAPDGYTVFIGGAHHAIAPSFYKKLDYDIEKDFIPVTVIAQPPQVVVVNPNRVKANTLQELIAYARANPGKLNYGSAGNGSSHHLAGELFKLQTKTFITHIPYKGAGPALSDLIAGQVDLMFDGLGSSAQHIRAGRIKALAVASSKRSPAFPNVPTAAEAGVPNYEVSTWYAMWVPKGTPKDIVDRLYAETEKALNTPELKQIWLSNGSETPAFTPEQFGQFQHAEIRRWAQVVQQSGAKMD, from the coding sequence ATGAATCGTCGTCAGTTCAGCCTGGCCGCGTGCGCGCGCGCCGCGGGCCTGGTCCTTGGCGTGGCCGGCATCGGTGCCGGCGCCATGTTCGCGGCCCCGGCGCACGCCGATAGCTGGCCGTCCAAGCCGGTCACCGTGATCGTGCCGTTCCCCGCCGGCGGCGGCACCGACGCCTTCGCGCGCCCGCTGACCGCGCAGCTGTCCAAGCAGCTGGGCAAGCAGTTCGTGATCGACAACCGCGGCGGCGCCGGCGGCACGGTCGGCGCCAGCCTGGCGTCCAAGGCCGCGCCGGACGGCTACACCGTGTTTATCGGCGGCGCCCACCACGCCATCGCGCCGTCGTTCTACAAGAAGCTGGACTACGACATCGAAAAGGACTTCATTCCGGTCACGGTGATCGCGCAGCCGCCGCAGGTGGTGGTGGTCAATCCCAACCGGGTCAAGGCCAACACGCTGCAGGAGTTGATTGCCTACGCCCGCGCCAACCCCGGCAAGCTGAACTACGGCTCGGCCGGCAACGGCTCGTCGCACCACCTGGCGGGCGAGCTGTTCAAGCTCCAGACCAAGACCTTCATCACCCATATTCCGTACAAGGGAGCCGGCCCGGCACTGTCCGACCTGATCGCGGGCCAGGTCGACCTGATGTTCGACGGGCTGGGCTCGTCGGCGCAGCATATTCGCGCGGGCCGCATCAAGGCGCTGGCGGTGGCGTCGAGCAAGCGCTCGCCCGCCTTCCCCAACGTGCCGACCGCGGCCGAGGCCGGCGTGCCCAACTATGAGGTGTCGACCTGGTATGCGATGTGGGTGCCCAAGGGCACGCCCAAGGACATTGTCGACCGCCTCTACGCCGAGACCGAGAAGGCACTGAACACGCCGGAACTGAAGCAGATCTGGCTGAGCAACGGCTCGGAAACGCCGGCGTTCACGCCGGAACAGTTCGGGCAGTTCCAGCATGCCGAGATCCGCCGCTGGGCCCAGGTGGTGCAGCAGTCCGGCGCCAAGATGGACTGA
- a CDS encoding malonyl-CoA decarboxylase domain-containing protein has protein sequence MNSFDTGDQKISAPLGESEPSGSTILSRLGRWWGRKGEGDPKANGSDAKAATPVDGEAPLPARVVRRQREQLRLCFDARLTDGAANAAAQAWQAEYEAAAEATRRGMLAVLAEVASSGSEDTAAEGDKSARAGRAQAGQSGLGQALSNARIRFFKRLAALHGQRGNSACGLHFLIQLRADMLRWQRRMPGLRALDEDLEALFSNWFDVGLLELQPITWDSPASLLEKLIRYEAVHEIASWTDLRNRLDSDRRCYAFFHPRIPREPLIFVEVAFAPEMAADVHTLLDEAAPLEDLRRVKWAIFYSISNTQAGLRGVSFGNFLLKRVIEEVQREFPKVKQFATLSPIPGFADWLRKQDADTVARVLGDKRLARWSERHGNAPADGAAWLEALAPDAADAVVRDTALTLAAHFLVRERNQSMPADPVARFHLGNGACVERLNWGADLSRKGRSQSCGMMVNYLYVPEALDDNLARLGAGNPRISRSVGKLL, from the coding sequence ATGAACTCCTTCGATACGGGTGACCAGAAGATCAGCGCGCCGCTGGGCGAGAGCGAGCCGTCGGGCTCCACCATCCTGTCGCGGCTGGGCCGCTGGTGGGGGCGCAAGGGCGAGGGCGACCCCAAGGCCAATGGCAGCGATGCAAAGGCCGCCACGCCGGTCGATGGCGAGGCGCCGCTGCCGGCGCGCGTGGTGCGCCGCCAGCGCGAGCAGCTGCGCCTGTGCTTCGATGCGCGCCTGACCGACGGCGCCGCCAATGCCGCCGCGCAGGCCTGGCAGGCCGAATACGAAGCCGCCGCCGAGGCCACGCGGCGCGGCATGCTGGCGGTGCTGGCCGAGGTGGCCAGCAGCGGCAGCGAAGACACCGCGGCCGAGGGCGACAAGTCCGCGCGCGCGGGCCGCGCGCAGGCCGGCCAATCGGGCCTGGGCCAGGCGCTGTCCAATGCCCGCATCCGCTTCTTCAAGCGGCTGGCCGCGCTGCATGGCCAGCGCGGCAACAGCGCCTGCGGCCTGCATTTCCTGATCCAGCTGCGCGCCGACATGCTGCGCTGGCAGCGCCGCATGCCCGGGCTGCGCGCGCTCGACGAAGACCTGGAAGCGTTGTTCTCCAACTGGTTCGACGTCGGCCTGCTGGAGCTGCAGCCGATCACCTGGGACTCGCCCGCGTCGCTGCTGGAAAAGCTGATCCGGTATGAGGCGGTGCACGAGATCGCCTCGTGGACCGACCTGCGCAACCGGCTCGATTCCGACCGCCGCTGCTACGCCTTCTTCCACCCGCGCATCCCGCGCGAGCCGCTGATCTTCGTCGAGGTGGCGTTCGCTCCCGAGATGGCCGCCGACGTCCATACCCTGCTGGACGAAGCCGCGCCGCTGGAAGACCTGCGCCGGGTCAAGTGGGCGATCTTCTATTCGATCAGCAATACGCAGGCGGGGCTGCGCGGCGTCAGCTTCGGCAACTTCCTGCTCAAGCGCGTGATCGAGGAAGTGCAGCGCGAGTTCCCGAAAGTGAAGCAGTTCGCCACGCTGTCGCCGATCCCTGGGTTTGCCGACTGGCTGCGCAAGCAGGACGCCGACACCGTGGCGCGCGTGCTGGGCGACAAGCGCCTGGCGCGCTGGAGCGAGCGGCACGGCAACGCGCCCGCCGACGGCGCGGCGTGGCTCGAGGCACTGGCGCCTGACGCCGCCGATGCCGTGGTGCGCGACACCGCGCTGACCCTGGCCGCGCATTTCCTGGTGCGCGAGCGCAACCAGTCGATGCCGGCCGACCCGGTGGCGCGTTTCCACCTCGGCAACGGCGCCTGCGTGGAGCGGCTCAACTGGGGCGCCGACCTGTCGCGCAAGGGCCGCAGCCAGAGCTGCGGCATGATGGTCAATTACCTTTACGTGCCCGAGGCGCTGGATGACAATCTGGCACGCCTGGGCGCAGGCAACCCGCGCATCAGCCGTAGCGTCGGGAAGCTGCTGTGA
- a CDS encoding GntR family transcriptional regulator, with the protein MRIVQQALYLEVADRLRAMIDAHTLVPGAWIDESAMAETLGISRTPLREALKVLAAEGLVRLEPRRGCFVNELSEQDLDEIFPLMALLEGRCAYEAARNATRADLDALDGLHADLARYAQAGDIDAYYETNAQIHEAIQRLAGNRWLSGLISDLRKVLRLSRHKSLKLPGRIHESCAEHLSVFAALKARDPEGAEAMMKTHLLRQRAALQALDAGGTAVPADVTDVTDVTDATKAKAAVRAPPALRVAGAED; encoded by the coding sequence ATGCGCATCGTCCAGCAGGCGCTGTACCTGGAAGTGGCAGACCGGCTGCGCGCCATGATCGACGCGCATACGCTGGTGCCGGGCGCATGGATCGATGAAAGCGCGATGGCCGAAACGCTGGGCATCTCGCGCACGCCGCTGCGCGAGGCGCTCAAGGTGCTCGCCGCCGAGGGCCTGGTGCGGCTGGAGCCGCGCCGCGGCTGTTTCGTCAATGAACTGTCCGAGCAGGACCTGGACGAGATCTTCCCGCTGATGGCGCTGCTGGAAGGGCGCTGCGCCTATGAAGCGGCGCGCAACGCCACGCGCGCCGACCTCGACGCGCTCGACGGCCTGCATGCCGACCTGGCGCGCTACGCGCAGGCCGGCGATATCGACGCCTATTACGAGACCAACGCCCAGATTCATGAGGCGATCCAGCGGCTGGCGGGCAACCGCTGGCTGAGCGGGCTGATCAGCGACCTGCGCAAGGTGCTGCGGCTGTCGCGCCACAAGAGCCTGAAGCTTCCCGGGCGGATCCATGAGTCCTGCGCCGAGCACCTGTCCGTGTTTGCCGCGCTCAAGGCGCGCGACCCGGAAGGCGCCGAGGCCATGATGAAGACCCATTTGCTGCGCCAGCGCGCCGCGCTGCAGGCGCTCGATGCGGGCGGCACCGCGGTGCCGGCGGACGTAACGGATGTAACGGACGTAACGGACGCCACCAAAGCAAAGGCGGCCGTGCGCGCCCCGCCGGCCTTGCGCGTGGCGGGCGCGGAAGACTAG